From Bacteroidota bacterium:
CATTGGTTTGAGTTGGGTTTGCAATCGGCATCAGATAAAAGGACCAAATCAAACTTTGCTTTTCGAATTCCCAAGGTGAGCGCAAGTTTTTTTCCAATATGATCTTTAATATGCTCACTAACAGTTACAATTTTAAGATGATTGTTCTGTTTAGCTTTTTCCTGTAAAAAATCAAATGTTCCATCTTCTGACTGATCATCAACAACAACAACCTCAAATTCCGGATAGTCCTGCCCTAGAAATGAATTCAGAAACTTTCGCAAGTTTTCCTCCTCATTCTTTGCACAAATTATAACCGAAACACCTTGACTTGTAGCTAATGGTTGTTTTTTCTTTTTATAAAAAGCCAAACGGGCAAATAAGGCAAAGAAGAATAAAAACTGAAATAGTAAAGCAAAAATCAGTGGTGTTAGAAAATTATTTTGTGTTAGTTCGCTCAGCATACATCGTGTTATTCAAAACTGAGAAATAGCTTCTCAAGTAAGCTGCAAATTTCAAAAAGAATTATGCTTTATCGAAAAGAATTAATAAACAATTTTTTAACCTTTGTGAGTCTTACTAAAACTTGTTATTAATTGATTTACAACCATCGAGTATTTTGAGTTTATCCTTTACTATAGAAAAAACAGATTCTGATTCAAAAGCCCGTGCGGCAACAATTGAAACGAAAAGAGGCGTTATTCAAACACCTATTTTCATGCCTGTTGGCACATTGGGTACGGTTAAGGGCGTACATCAAAGGGAATTGGAAAATGATATCAATGCACCTATCATCCTTGGAAATGCCTATCATCTATATCTTCGACCAGGTTTACCAATTTTGGAAAATGCAGGCGGTTTACATAAATTCATGAATTGGAAAAGGTTTATGTTAACCGATAGCGGTGGTTATCAAGTTTTTTCATTAGCCCAAACCAGAAAAATATCGGAAGAAGGGGTTAAGTTTAGTTCACATATTGACGGCTCCAAACACTTTCTATCGCCTGAATCTTCTATAGATATTCAGCGTTCTATTGGTGCAGACATTATGATGGCTTTTGATGAATGCACCCACTTTCCTATTGACCATGGCTTGGCTAAAAAGTCAATGGATTTAACACATCGATGGTTGAAAAGATGTATTGCACAATTCAATTCAACACAGCATAAATATGAATTTCCGCAAAACTTATTCCACATTGTTCAGGGAAGCACATTTAAAGATCTGAGAACGGAATCAGCCAACTTTATTGCGGATCAAAATGCTGTTGGGAATGCCATAGGCGGTTTATCAGTTGGTGAACCGGCTGAGGTAATGTATGAAATGACCGAACTGGTTTGCGAAATTTTACCTGCTGATAAACCCAGATATCTGATGGGAGTTGGCACTCCTGCAAATATTTTAGAATCTATAGCCTTAGGTGTTGACATGTTTGATTGTGTTATGCCAACACGTAATGCTCGTCATGGAATTTTATATACCACCGAAGGAATTGTTAATATTAAAAACGAGAAGTGGAAAAATAGTAGTGAATCAATAAATGGGCAGCCATTAAGCTTTGTGGATGAATACTACTCAAAGGGATATTTGAGCCACCTTTTACGATCAAAGGAGCTTCTAGCTGGCCAAATTGCTTCTGTTAATAATCTTGCATTCTATTTATGGTTGGTTCGGGAAGCACGTAAACATATTTTGCAGGGAGATTTTGCATTCTGGAAAAAAGAAATGGCCGAAAAATTGAGTCAACGATTGTAACATTAATTAATGGGCAAATACGTAAGCATAATCGATAAATACATTATCAGGAAATTCCTGTCAACTTTTGTA
This genomic window contains:
- the tgt gene encoding tRNA guanosine(34) transglycosylase Tgt, whose amino-acid sequence is MSLSFTIEKTDSDSKARAATIETKRGVIQTPIFMPVGTLGTVKGVHQRELENDINAPIILGNAYHLYLRPGLPILENAGGLHKFMNWKRFMLTDSGGYQVFSLAQTRKISEEGVKFSSHIDGSKHFLSPESSIDIQRSIGADIMMAFDECTHFPIDHGLAKKSMDLTHRWLKRCIAQFNSTQHKYEFPQNLFHIVQGSTFKDLRTESANFIADQNAVGNAIGGLSVGEPAEVMYEMTELVCEILPADKPRYLMGVGTPANILESIALGVDMFDCVMPTRNARHGILYTTEGIVNIKNEKWKNSSESINGQPLSFVDEYYSKGYLSHLLRSKELLAGQIASVNNLAFYLWLVREARKHILQGDFAFWKKEMAEKLSQRL